The proteins below come from a single Miscanthus floridulus cultivar M001 chromosome 1, ASM1932011v1, whole genome shotgun sequence genomic window:
- the LOC136506885 gene encoding ras-related protein RABA2a-like encodes MAGRRAEEEYDYLFKVVLIGDSGVGKSNLLSRFTRNEFCLESKSTIGVEFATRTLHVEGKIIKAQIWDTAGQERYRAITSAYYRGALGAVLVYDVSKPTTFENISRWLKELRDHADSNIRIMLVGNKTDLRHLRAVATDDAQSFAEAEGLSYIETSALEATNVEEAFQLILGDIYRAISKKPVASDEAGQGAAGGVKEGKTINVATGGDAAAEKKQCCSA; translated from the exons ATGGCTGGGCGGCGCGCGGAGGAGGAGTACGACTACCTGTTCAAGGTGGTGCTGATCGGGGACTCGGGCGTCGGCAAGTCCAACCTCCTCTCCCGCTTCACCCGCAACGAGTTCTGCCTCGAGTCCAAGTCCACCATCGGCGTCGAGTTCGCCACACGAACACTCCAT GTTGAGGGCAAGATCATCAAGGCGCAGATCTGGGACACGGCAGGCCAAGAGAGGTACCGAGCAATCACAAGCGCCTACTACCGTGGGGCGCTTGGCGCGGTCCTGGTCTACGATGTGAGCAAGCCCACCACCTTCGAGAACATCAGTCGGTGGCTCAAGGAGCTACGCGACCACGCCGACTCCAACATCAGAATCATGCTCGTCGGCAACAAGACCGACCTGAGGCACCTCCGGGCTGTCGCCACTGATGACGCACAGAGCTTCGCCGAGGCAGAAGGTCTATCCTACATTGAGACGTCCGCGCTGGAGGCAACCAACGTGGAGGAGGCATTCCAGCTGATCCTGGGCGACATTTACCGGGCCATCAGCAAGAAGCCTGTGGCCTCAGATGAAGCCGGCCAGGGCGCTGCTGGAGGCGTCAAGGAAGGTAAGACCATCAATGTGGCGACGGGTGGTGATGCCGCTGCTGAGAAGAAGCAATGCTGCTCAGCTTAG